From one Choloepus didactylus isolate mChoDid1 chromosome 24, mChoDid1.pri, whole genome shotgun sequence genomic stretch:
- the LOC119519773 gene encoding olfactory receptor 56-like has translation MRRGNGTSTTDLIFLGLFPDMRYISLLISIIFLSYIIALTGNSILILLIWVESRLHTPMYLLLSHLSAMDLVLISNTIPKMVTDFWVQRRTISQIGCGIQMLLYVAMAGSECLILTLMSYDRYVAICNPLRYSVIMNPQVCLQMATLSWVVGFLNSLAQTVYTMHFPLCGSREVHHFFCEVPAILKLSCEDTSTYEMFLFVTGIVFILIPFGIILTSYSLIFLRVFHMHSPEGWSKALATCFSHLTVVSLYFGSGVFLILIPPKLYSEQESQAVSLFYNTLTPMLNPIIYSLRNKEVLGALSNVLRRGVSSQIVARKL, from the coding sequence ATGAGGAGGGGAAATGGCACATCAACCACAGATCTCATTTTCCTTGGACTCTTTCCGGATATGAGATATATCAGCCTCCTTAtctccatcattttcctgagctACATCATTGCCCTCACTGGGAACTCCATCCTGATCCTCCTAATTTGGGTGGAGTCCCGACTCCACACTCCCATGTACTTACTCCTAAGCCACCTTTCGGCTATGGATTTAGTTCTCATCTCTAACACCATCCCTAAGATGGTCACTGACTTCTGGGTGCAGAGGAGAACCATCTCACAGATTGGCTGTGGAATACAGATGCTGCTGTATGTAGCCATGGCAGGTTCTGAATGTCTCATCCTGACTCTGATGTCCTACGATCGCTATGTCGCCATCTGCAACCCACTGAGGTATTCGGTCATCATGAATCCCCAAGTCTGCCTGCAGATGGCTACTCTCTCCTGGGTGGTGGGATTCCTAAATTCTCTGGCCCAGACTGTGTACACCATGCACTTTCCACTCTGTGGCTCCAGGGAGGTTCACCACTTCTTCTGCGAAGTTCCAGCTATCCTGAAACTCTCCTGTGAGGACACCTCTACATATGAAATGTTTCTGTTTGTCACAGGAATTGTGTTCATCCTCATCCCCTTTGGGATTATTCTCACCTCCTACAGCCTCATTTTCTTGCGTGTCTTTCATATGCATTCACCTGAAGGATGGAGCAAAGCCTTGGCCACCTGCTTCTCCCACCTTACAGTTGTAAGCCTCTATTTTGGTTCAGGTGTCTTTCTCATTTTGATACCTCCAAAACTGTATTCAGAACAGGAAAGCCAGGCTGTCTCCCTTTTCTACAACACCCTCACCCCCATGTTGAACCCCATCATCTACAGCCTGCGGAACAAGGAAGTGTTGGGGGCTCTGAGTAACGTGCTGAGGAGGGGTGTCAGTTCTCAAATTGTAGCCAGAAAACTTTAG